From one Flavobacteriales bacterium genomic stretch:
- a CDS encoding MFS transporter encodes MSSIATLGLRANWKQFTLLVIVNAFVGGMVGIERTVLPVLAELEFGIASHAAALSFIMAFGISKALANYFTGRLAGRYGRKALLVTGWLLALPVPFMLIHADAWAWIVAANILLGIHQGFAWSSTIVMKMDLVGEKDRGLAMGLNEFAGYLAVGAMAFLTGHLAAQYGPRPVPFQVGISIAVIGLLMTLLWVKDTVHHVAAESAHSIVPRLKRVFSETSLTHRTLGSVTQAGLVNNLNDGMLWGLLPVLLLSEGFGQGQIGAIAAVYPAVWGLGQLFTGKLADHVNRRTLLIIGMVLQGLAILLLPYVHAQGTYIALSAALGLGTALVYPTFLAVIAAHTHPQQRSEAVGVFRLWRDLGYAIGALLTGLIADRFGITASILAIGAVTVLSGVVVWLRMPSERKCLEPEDLKPLLGKPNVRVVDVRSAEEFATGHLPQAINIPHAELLERARSWSPKERIITVCAKGGGRSAQAAQVLRDRGFGRTWWLCGGTLGWR; translated from the coding sequence ATGAGCTCTATTGCCACTCTCGGCCTCCGCGCCAACTGGAAACAGTTCACCCTGCTCGTGATCGTCAATGCTTTCGTGGGCGGCATGGTAGGCATCGAACGAACGGTGCTGCCCGTGCTGGCGGAATTGGAGTTCGGCATCGCCTCGCACGCTGCGGCGTTGAGCTTCATCATGGCCTTCGGCATCAGCAAGGCACTGGCGAATTACTTCACCGGAAGGCTTGCCGGACGTTACGGGCGGAAGGCCTTGCTTGTGACCGGCTGGCTGCTTGCCTTACCCGTGCCCTTCATGCTGATCCATGCTGATGCGTGGGCCTGGATCGTGGCGGCGAACATCCTGCTGGGCATCCACCAAGGCTTCGCGTGGAGCAGCACCATCGTGATGAAGATGGACCTGGTGGGCGAAAAGGACCGCGGCCTGGCGATGGGCCTCAACGAGTTCGCCGGCTACCTGGCGGTCGGTGCGATGGCCTTCCTCACCGGCCACCTCGCGGCGCAGTATGGCCCGCGTCCTGTGCCTTTCCAAGTCGGCATCTCGATCGCCGTCATTGGCTTGTTGATGACGCTGCTGTGGGTGAAGGACACCGTGCATCATGTCGCAGCGGAGAGCGCGCATTCCATCGTGCCCAGATTGAAGCGCGTGTTCTCGGAGACCAGCCTTACGCACCGGACATTGGGCAGCGTGACGCAGGCCGGCCTGGTGAACAATCTGAACGACGGCATGCTGTGGGGACTACTGCCGGTATTGCTATTGAGCGAAGGCTTCGGACAGGGGCAGATCGGTGCCATCGCTGCGGTGTACCCCGCCGTGTGGGGACTCGGACAGCTCTTCACCGGCAAGCTCGCCGACCATGTGAACCGGCGCACGTTGCTCATCATCGGCATGGTGCTGCAAGGGCTCGCGATCCTGCTGCTTCCCTATGTGCATGCACAGGGCACGTACATCGCATTGAGCGCCGCGCTCGGACTGGGCACCGCGCTGGTATACCCGACTTTCCTCGCCGTGATCGCCGCGCACACGCATCCGCAGCAACGCAGCGAGGCTGTTGGCGTGTTCCGCCTGTGGCGCGACCTGGGCTATGCCATCGGCGCATTGCTCACCGGCCTCATCGCCGATCGCTTCGGCATCACGGCTTCGATTCTCGCCATTGGAGCGGTCACGGTGCTCAGCGGCGTGGTGGTGTGGCTTCGCATGCCCAGCGAGCGCAAATGCCTGGAGCCGGAAGATCTGAAACCGCTGCTCGGCAAGCCCAACGTGCGCGTGGTGGATGTGCGCAGCGCGGAGGAATTCGCGACTGGCCATCTGCCGCAGGCCATCAACATCCCCCACGCCGAGTTGCTGGAGCGCGCGCGCAGCTGGTCGCCGAAGGAGCGGATCATCACCGTGTGCGCGAAAGGCGGCGGAAGAAGCGCTCAGGCTGCGCAGGTGTTGCGCGATAGGGGCTTCGGGCGGACGTGGTGGTTGTGCGGGGGGACGTTGGGTTGGCGGTGA
- a CDS encoding MarR family transcriptional regulator has product MAREDKSDDTLNAQLARLLERIGEISRALRWQQATGAGLSPLQIRILGFIVEHPGESIGVARLAEELQVTRPTISDSVGLLVERGLLLRKPDPHDGRSHALRVSAAGRRWMPDGGPFTEALATLPLREREVLLLALMRLLESLLSSGEVQVQRMCWSCAHYRGDRKGKHHCALLEKDLSVAELRTDCPEHQAA; this is encoded by the coding sequence ATGGCCCGCGAAGACAAGAGCGACGATACATTGAATGCGCAACTTGCCCGCCTGTTGGAGCGCATCGGTGAGATCTCACGTGCGCTTCGTTGGCAACAAGCCACCGGTGCGGGGTTGAGCCCACTGCAGATCCGGATCCTTGGATTCATCGTCGAGCATCCAGGAGAATCCATCGGTGTGGCCCGATTGGCAGAGGAACTGCAAGTGACACGACCTACGATCAGTGACAGTGTGGGACTGCTTGTGGAGCGCGGCCTCCTCCTGCGGAAGCCGGATCCACACGATGGACGCAGCCATGCGCTCCGCGTATCAGCGGCCGGTAGGAGATGGATGCCTGATGGTGGTCCCTTCACGGAGGCCCTTGCAACCTTGCCTCTCCGTGAACGTGAGGTCTTGCTGCTGGCCTTGATGCGCCTGCTCGAGTCCTTGCTAAGCAGTGGGGAGGTGCAGGTCCAACGGATGTGTTGGTCGTGTGCGCATTACCGTGGAGACCGCAAAGGCAAGCATCATTGTGCACTACTGGAAAAGGACTTGTCGGTAGCTGAGCTTCGCACGGATTGCCCGGAACATCAAGCAGCCTGA
- a CDS encoding protogloblin ApPgb has product METPNGYAYGKVGASPFTMQDLDALKATVLFGPEDEKYLHMAGEVLKDQTDAVLDLWYGYVGSHPHLVHYFSHKGQPDMEYLTAVRARFGQWIMDICNRPYDQDWLNYQYEIALRHHSTKKNATDGVQAEPIIHMRYLVGFIFPITATMKDFLAKKGHSTEDVEKMHAAWFKAVTMTATLWCQPYVNEGEF; this is encoded by the coding sequence ATGGAAACACCCAATGGATACGCGTATGGAAAGGTGGGCGCATCGCCGTTCACCATGCAGGACCTTGACGCCTTGAAGGCCACCGTGCTTTTCGGGCCCGAGGATGAGAAGTACCTGCACATGGCAGGCGAAGTGCTTAAGGACCAGACCGATGCCGTGCTCGACCTGTGGTATGGCTATGTGGGAAGCCATCCGCACCTGGTACACTACTTCTCGCACAAGGGCCAGCCGGACATGGAGTACCTGACCGCTGTGCGTGCCCGCTTCGGTCAGTGGATCATGGACATCTGCAACCGGCCCTACGATCAGGACTGGCTCAACTACCAGTACGAGATCGCCTTGCGACACCATAGCACCAAGAAGAACGCGACCGATGGTGTGCAGGCGGAGCCCATCATCCACATGCGCTACCTGGTGGGCTTCATCTTTCCGATCACCGCTACCATGAAGGACTTCCTGGCAAAGAAGGGACACAGCACGGAGGATGTGGAGAAGATGCACGCCGCCTGGTTCAAGGCAGTGACCATGACCGCCACGCTCTGGTGCCAACCATACGTGAACGAGGGCGAGTTCTGA
- a CDS encoding DUF2024 family protein, translating to MNEQTKAAEVAVWDTYVTRKDGRVMHFDIIAPSGQRDTTIIHGYGRAYLDRKGEGGQPLTARECRFCHVRALLPQWEAEIQSQGYFILEMDNCD from the coding sequence ATGAACGAACAGACGAAAGCGGCCGAAGTGGCCGTATGGGACACCTATGTCACCCGCAAGGATGGCCGGGTGATGCACTTCGACATCATCGCACCGAGCGGCCAGCGCGACACGACTATTATCCATGGCTATGGCCGAGCCTACCTGGACAGGAAGGGTGAAGGCGGACAGCCGCTCACCGCGAGGGAGTGCCGCTTCTGTCACGTGCGCGCCCTACTGCCCCAGTGGGAGGCCGAGATCCAAAGCCAAGGCTACTTCATCCTGGAGATGGACAACTGTGACTGA
- a CDS encoding clan AA aspartic protease, protein MGLVNGQLFLKNPRLPELEPVPVHALVDTGAVHLCIPEHVQIHLKLEAIDQKEVTLADGSRKLVPYVGPIEIRFKNRTGFAGALILGDQVLMSAIPMEDMDLVVIPKTRTIDVNPDSPNVASSVAMGVRPSHRS, encoded by the coding sequence ATGGGACTCGTGAACGGCCAACTCTTCCTGAAGAACCCGCGATTGCCGGAGCTGGAGCCTGTTCCCGTGCACGCCTTGGTGGATACCGGGGCCGTACACCTCTGCATCCCCGAGCATGTTCAGATACATCTGAAGCTGGAAGCCATCGACCAGAAGGAAGTGACCTTGGCGGATGGCAGCCGGAAGCTGGTGCCGTATGTGGGTCCCATCGAGATCCGGTTCAAGAACAGGACCGGCTTCGCGGGCGCCTTGATCCTCGGTGATCAGGTGTTGATGAGTGCCATTCCCATGGAGGACATGGACCTGGTGGTGATCCCCAAGACCCGCACCATCGATGTGAACCCGGACAGCCCGAACGTGGCCTCGAGCGTGGCCATGGGCGTGCGACCTTCACATCGGTCCTGA
- a CDS encoding DinB family protein, protein MRTRIDERGFGFLVRHIVEVELLFAKNVFGLEGVHARASTVATGHDTGEWTDLAALKAYVQESSDTLRRAIEATPDAGWDKVIETKEFGRKTKAEALGRIVTHTAYHAGQIGIAMKYGTG, encoded by the coding sequence CTGCGAACCCGCATTGATGAACGCGGGTTCGGCTTCCTCGTGCGGCACATCGTCGAGGTGGAGCTGCTCTTCGCCAAGAATGTGTTCGGGCTGGAAGGGGTGCACGCGCGTGCCAGCACCGTGGCCACGGGGCACGACACCGGCGAGTGGACAGACCTCGCTGCGTTGAAAGCTTACGTGCAGGAGAGCTCCGACACGCTACGTCGCGCCATCGAGGCCACGCCCGATGCCGGCTGGGATAAGGTGATCGAGACAAAGGAGTTCGGTCGGAAGACCAAGGCCGAGGCGCTGGGCAGGATCGTGACGCACACGGCCTACCACGCAGGGCAGATCGGGATAGCGATGAAATACGGGACGGGTTAG
- a CDS encoding sulfite exporter TauE/SafE family protein: MDASFLLIPAVAIVASLITLISGFGLGTLLLPVFAFFFPLEVAIGLTAVVHLLNNLFKLGLLWKDIHWTTVLRFGVPGIVGAYLGARFMVLLGTREPLYHGVLHPVDPLDLVIAALMLIFGLLEISKRLNKLSLPSTWMVPGGVVSGFFGGLSGHQGALRSLFLLRSGLAKEAFIATGVAIACLVDFTRLPTYARGDTLSMAREQWPLLLAATIAAFIGAWWGRKLIPKVTFHGVQLTVGVLILAIAGLLASGTI, from the coding sequence ATGGACGCCTCCTTTCTGCTCATCCCCGCCGTAGCGATCGTCGCCTCGCTGATCACGCTCATCAGCGGCTTCGGTCTGGGCACCTTGCTGCTGCCGGTCTTCGCGTTCTTCTTTCCGCTGGAAGTGGCCATCGGGCTCACGGCCGTGGTGCACTTGCTCAATAACCTCTTCAAGCTGGGGCTGCTGTGGAAGGACATCCACTGGACCACGGTACTGCGCTTCGGCGTGCCGGGCATCGTTGGAGCCTACCTCGGTGCACGGTTCATGGTCCTGCTCGGCACGCGCGAGCCGCTCTATCATGGCGTGCTGCATCCGGTTGATCCGCTCGACCTCGTCATCGCCGCGCTCATGCTCATCTTCGGGCTCCTTGAAATATCCAAGCGCTTGAACAAGCTCTCGCTGCCATCGACCTGGATGGTGCCCGGCGGAGTGGTCAGCGGATTCTTCGGCGGGCTCAGTGGTCATCAAGGAGCGTTGCGCAGCCTCTTCCTCTTGCGCAGCGGCTTAGCCAAGGAAGCGTTCATCGCAACGGGCGTAGCCATCGCCTGCCTCGTGGATTTCACCCGGCTGCCCACCTATGCGCGCGGCGACACGCTCTCCATGGCGCGTGAACAATGGCCTTTGCTGCTCGCGGCGACGATTGCGGCCTTCATCGGCGCGTGGTGGGGCCGCAAGCTGATTCCCAAGGTGACCTTCCATGGCGTGCAGCTCACCGTGGGGGTGTTGATCCTCGCGATCGCGGGGCTACTGGCTTCGGGCACTATTTGA
- a CDS encoding ribose-5-phosphate isomerase, which translates to MPTAYTVYVIELARKVFTEDRRFREANPQYNGVLECVYVGMTSKTPQERLAQHKTGALSKKGHKLSSSIVQKYGRYLRPSLYRDIGPLSRAEALEVEKGLAQELRSKGYAVWTN; encoded by the coding sequence ATGCCCACCGCCTACACCGTCTACGTCATCGAGCTTGCCCGCAAGGTCTTCACCGAGGACCGCAGGTTCCGCGAAGCCAATCCGCAATACAACGGCGTGCTGGAATGCGTGTATGTGGGCATGACGAGCAAGACGCCGCAGGAGCGCCTCGCACAGCACAAGACCGGCGCGCTGAGCAAGAAAGGGCACAAGCTCAGCAGCAGCATCGTGCAGAAGTACGGGCGCTATCTGCGACCGAGTCTTTACCGGGATATCGGCCCCCTGAGCCGGGCAGAGGCGCTGGAAGTGGAAAAAGGCCTTGCGCAAGAGCTTCGCAGCAAGGGTTACGCGGTGTGGACGAACTGA
- a CDS encoding ChaN family lipoprotein — translation MRQLVTILLLIFLHTAHAQVLPAYALFDAKGKPLSHKRMLAKAAAADVVLFGELHNNSIAHWLQLVMARDLAARGPLVMGAEMIEADDQSALDRYLHGEVDQAGLDTLARLWKNHRTDYAPLVDFAKERGLPFIACNVPRRYARAVNKGGFAALDTMAAAERVFMAPLPIAFDPTLPRYVAMLEMMEGHGTAQMVMAQALKDATMAHFIAQHAKAGARFLHFNGSYHSDYHEGIGWYLRRARSDLRQFTIATVTQGQLKTLDAEHLGKADVILCVDAAVPGSY, via the coding sequence ATGCGCCAACTGGTCACGATCCTGCTTCTCATTTTCCTGCACACGGCGCACGCGCAGGTGCTGCCGGCCTACGCGCTCTTCGATGCGAAAGGCAAGCCGCTCTCGCACAAGCGCATGCTCGCGAAAGCGGCCGCCGCCGATGTGGTCCTCTTCGGCGAGCTCCACAACAACTCCATCGCGCACTGGCTGCAGCTGGTGATGGCGCGCGACCTCGCAGCGCGCGGACCACTGGTGATGGGCGCTGAGATGATCGAGGCCGACGACCAATCGGCGCTGGACCGTTACCTGCACGGCGAGGTCGATCAGGCGGGCCTCGACACGCTCGCGCGGCTGTGGAAGAACCATCGTACCGATTACGCTCCGCTGGTGGACTTCGCGAAGGAGAGGGGCCTGCCCTTCATCGCGTGCAACGTGCCCCGGCGCTACGCACGCGCGGTGAACAAGGGCGGCTTCGCAGCGCTCGATACGATGGCCGCAGCGGAACGCGTATTCATGGCCCCGTTGCCCATCGCCTTCGACCCTACGCTACCGCGTTATGTGGCCATGCTGGAGATGATGGAAGGACATGGCACGGCCCAAATGGTGATGGCCCAAGCGCTGAAGGATGCCACCATGGCGCACTTCATCGCGCAGCATGCGAAGGCCGGCGCGCGCTTCCTGCATTTCAATGGCTCGTACCACAGCGATTACCACGAGGGCATCGGATGGTACTTGCGCCGCGCACGATCCGATTTGCGGCAGTTCACCATCGCTACCGTGACCCAAGGGCAATTGAAGACGCTCGATGCGGAGCACCTCGGCAAGGCCGATGTCATTCTATGCGTGGATGCGGCAGTGCCAGGGAGTTATTGA
- a CDS encoding sulfite exporter TauE/SafE family protein has translation MDPHFLALVLFFGIAVLYSSVGHAGASGYLAVMALLSFAPETIKPTSLVLNIAVASIASWRYLRAGRFDAEVFLPLIIVAMPMAYFGGALQLPALWFARGAGVFLVLSAFLMAWRACQFGEGKEPRALPPWLGTVIGAPVGFLSGIIGVGGGIFLSPILIAGRWAAVRQVSGIAALFILINSIAGLFGSRMAGAVFDPFLLYWLLAVITGGALGSALGSSRFGTRAILVVLVAVLLMAGVKMLLAV, from the coding sequence ATGGATCCCCACTTCCTTGCCCTGGTGCTCTTCTTCGGCATCGCTGTCCTGTACAGCAGTGTAGGCCACGCCGGAGCAAGCGGTTATCTGGCGGTGATGGCGCTGCTCTCCTTCGCGCCGGAAACGATCAAGCCCACCTCGCTGGTGCTGAACATCGCCGTGGCGAGCATCGCGAGTTGGCGCTACTTGCGTGCCGGCCGATTTGATGCGGAGGTGTTCCTGCCCTTGATCATTGTTGCCATGCCCATGGCCTATTTCGGCGGGGCCTTGCAATTGCCCGCGCTCTGGTTCGCGCGTGGTGCGGGTGTGTTCCTCGTGCTCTCCGCATTCCTCATGGCGTGGCGCGCTTGTCAATTCGGCGAAGGCAAGGAGCCTCGTGCGTTGCCCCCCTGGCTCGGCACCGTGATCGGTGCGCCCGTCGGTTTCCTCTCAGGCATCATCGGCGTGGGTGGCGGCATCTTCCTCTCACCGATCCTGATCGCAGGCCGTTGGGCGGCCGTGCGGCAGGTCAGCGGCATTGCCGCGCTCTTCATCCTGATCAACTCCATCGCTGGCCTCTTCGGATCGCGCATGGCAGGGGCCGTCTTCGACCCTTTCCTCTTGTATTGGTTGTTGGCCGTGATCACCGGTGGCGCGCTGGGATCAGCGCTCGGCTCATCGCGCTTCGGTACGCGAGCCATTCTTGTGGTGCTCGTGGCCGTGTTGCTGATGGCAGGGGTGAAGATGCTATTGGCGGTGTAG
- a CDS encoding 6-carboxytetrahydropterin synthase, with product MSLTRNVRVTKRFAFEMAHALRCHDGQCANIHGHSYVLDITIEGTPANAPGHPKDGMVIDFADLKRMVKPIVDRYDHALFLHDREKGSVDLSNALFGRVIFTSFQPTCENILLAIVEDLAPKMPVEVRLCAARLQETATSWAEWEG from the coding sequence ATGAGCCTCACCCGCAACGTCCGCGTCACCAAGCGCTTCGCCTTCGAGATGGCCCATGCCCTGCGCTGTCACGATGGCCAGTGCGCCAACATCCACGGCCACAGCTACGTGCTGGACATCACCATCGAAGGCACGCCGGCCAACGCGCCCGGGCATCCCAAGGACGGCATGGTCATCGACTTCGCCGACCTGAAGCGGATGGTGAAGCCCATCGTGGACCGCTATGACCATGCCCTATTCCTGCACGATCGGGAGAAGGGATCGGTGGACCTGTCGAATGCACTCTTCGGACGGGTGATCTTCACCTCATTTCAACCCACTTGCGAGAACATCCTGCTCGCGATCGTGGAGGACTTAGCACCGAAGATGCCCGTTGAGGTGAGGCTGTGCGCTGCACGACTGCAGGAGACGGCCACGAGCTGGGCGGAGTGGGAAGGATGA
- a CDS encoding DUF2490 domain-containing protein, whose translation MRSVICVIAMLTGCTAFTQRVTSAQAHLWASHWGDHRISERWGFHTEGHWRRAKLGQDRQQLLLRPAINFHLNDQVLLTQGYSYYFNYAYGAHPIKYQNWEHHLYQQVQLSGHAIGRARLQHRFRMEERFIAKLKPADDDASVGEFDSYTYQSRFRYRAWLTVPLGHDKVEPGVFSAQFYDEVFLNFGDSQRLDFIQQNRISALLGYQMNKPVSILAGYLYQSIQRPGAASGVDLIELNSTVHIALVCNLDLRNSKASTP comes from the coding sequence ATGCGTTCGGTCATCTGCGTCATTGCCATGCTCACCGGCTGCACCGCTTTCACCCAGCGAGTGACCTCGGCCCAAGCGCACCTCTGGGCCTCGCACTGGGGCGATCATCGCATCAGCGAGCGCTGGGGCTTCCACACCGAAGGGCATTGGCGGCGTGCCAAGCTGGGCCAGGATCGGCAGCAGCTGCTCCTGCGCCCCGCCATCAACTTCCATCTGAACGACCAGGTGCTGCTCACGCAGGGCTACAGCTACTACTTCAACTACGCGTACGGCGCGCACCCGATCAAGTACCAGAACTGGGAGCATCATCTATACCAGCAAGTGCAGCTCAGCGGGCATGCCATCGGCCGTGCACGGCTGCAGCATCGGTTCCGCATGGAAGAGCGATTCATCGCGAAGCTGAAGCCCGCCGATGACGATGCCTCCGTTGGGGAATTCGACAGCTACACCTACCAGAGCCGCTTCCGCTATCGTGCTTGGCTCACTGTGCCGCTTGGCCACGACAAGGTGGAACCCGGCGTGTTCAGTGCGCAGTTCTACGATGAGGTCTTCCTGAATTTCGGTGATAGCCAACGACTCGATTTCATCCAGCAGAACCGGATATCGGCGCTGCTGGGCTATCAGATGAACAAGCCCGTGAGCATCCTGGCCGGCTACCTGTACCAGAGCATCCAGCGGCCCGGCGCTGCGAGCGGGGTGGACCTCATCGAGCTCAACAGCACCGTGCACATCGCGCTCGTGTGCAACCTCGACCTGCGCAACTCGAAGGCATCGACGCCTTGA
- a CDS encoding MBL fold metallo-hydrolase, translating into MKLQQIYTGCIAHAAYYLESNGEAAIFDPLREVQPYIDRAKADGAAVKYVFETHFHADFVSGHLDLAKKTGATIVYGPTAKPGFPAHVAADGEMFIVGKAKVKAIHTPGHTMESTTYLVIDEEGKEHGIITGDTLFIGDVGRPDLAQHVIADLTEEKLAGHLFDSLRNKIMPLSDDLIVYPNHGAGSACGKMMSKETTDTLGNQKRTNYALDPDLTKEEFIKQLLTGLTAPPGYFPKNVLMNIQGYESLDTIMERGKKAYASDEFEVVANEERPLVLDTRPAGEFAKGFIPNSINIGLDSNFAMWVGEMITDIKQAILLVTEPGREEESIIRLSRVGYDNAIGYLKGGFEAWRSAGKEVDRVDRIDAKEFAKRNAGKPIVIDVRKKSEFDSEHVLDAINVPLNQINQHLAQFPKDKPFILHCAGGYRSMIAASILKARGWDNFVDVEGGFNAIKETDVKRTEYVCPTTML; encoded by the coding sequence ATGAAGCTCCAGCAAATCTACACCGGCTGCATCGCGCATGCGGCGTATTACCTTGAGAGCAATGGCGAAGCGGCCATCTTCGACCCGCTGCGCGAAGTGCAACCCTACATCGATCGCGCAAAGGCCGATGGCGCTGCGGTCAAGTATGTGTTCGAAACGCACTTCCATGCCGACTTCGTGAGCGGCCACCTCGACCTGGCGAAGAAGACCGGGGCCACCATCGTTTACGGCCCAACGGCGAAGCCCGGCTTCCCGGCGCATGTGGCCGCCGATGGTGAGATGTTCATCGTGGGCAAGGCGAAGGTGAAGGCCATCCATACCCCAGGGCACACCATGGAGAGCACCACCTACCTGGTGATTGATGAAGAAGGCAAGGAGCACGGCATCATCACCGGCGACACGCTCTTCATCGGCGATGTTGGCCGCCCTGATCTGGCGCAGCACGTGATCGCCGACCTCACCGAGGAGAAGCTGGCGGGACATCTCTTCGATTCGCTCCGGAACAAGATCATGCCCTTGAGCGACGACCTGATCGTGTACCCTAATCATGGCGCCGGCAGCGCGTGCGGGAAGATGATGAGCAAGGAGACCACCGATACGCTTGGCAATCAGAAGCGCACCAACTATGCGCTCGATCCGGATCTCACGAAAGAGGAATTCATCAAGCAGCTGCTCACGGGCCTCACCGCGCCTCCGGGCTATTTCCCGAAGAACGTGCTCATGAACATCCAGGGTTACGAGAGCCTCGATACCATCATGGAGCGTGGGAAGAAGGCCTACGCGTCCGATGAGTTCGAGGTAGTGGCAAACGAGGAGCGTCCCTTGGTGCTCGATACCCGCCCGGCCGGGGAGTTCGCCAAGGGGTTCATCCCCAACAGCATCAACATCGGGCTCGACAGCAACTTCGCCATGTGGGTGGGCGAGATGATCACGGACATCAAGCAAGCGATCCTGCTGGTGACCGAACCGGGAAGGGAGGAAGAGAGCATCATCCGCCTGAGCCGCGTGGGTTACGACAACGCCATCGGCTACCTGAAGGGCGGGTTCGAGGCATGGCGATCGGCGGGCAAGGAGGTGGACAGGGTGGATCGCATTGATGCGAAGGAGTTCGCGAAGCGCAATGCGGGTAAGCCGATAGTCATCGATGTGCGCAAGAAGAGCGAGTTCGATAGCGAACATGTGCTCGACGCCATCAATGTGCCGCTGAACCAGATCAATCAGCACCTGGCGCAATTCCCGAAGGACAAGCCCTTCATCCTGCACTGCGCGGGCGGCTACCGCAGCATGATCGCAGCGAGCATCCTCAAGGCGCGGGGCTGGGACAACTTCGTTGATGTGGAAGGCGGATTCAACGCCATCAAGGAGACCGATGTGAAGCGCACCGAGTACGTGTGCCCGACGACGATGCTGTGA
- a CDS encoding DUF1599 domain-containing protein produces the protein MERTLEQYDAIIHECLDLFAKKAKDYGTAWRILRVPSLTDQILIKAQRIRTLQQVGESKVGEGIRPELVGIINYAAMALVQLELGVVEAPDLDAKAAADQVLRQQQHARDLMTRKNHDYGEAWRSMRVSSLVDLILMKLLRIKSIEDNQGATLVSEGIDANFLDIINYAVFAMIQLDEAQG, from the coding sequence ATGGAACGCACGCTGGAGCAATACGACGCCATCATTCATGAATGCCTCGACCTCTTTGCGAAGAAGGCGAAGGACTACGGCACGGCCTGGCGCATCCTGCGGGTGCCCTCACTCACGGACCAGATCCTGATCAAGGCCCAGCGCATCCGCACCCTGCAGCAGGTGGGGGAGAGCAAGGTGGGCGAAGGGATAAGGCCGGAACTCGTGGGCATCATCAACTACGCGGCCATGGCCCTGGTGCAATTGGAGCTTGGCGTGGTGGAGGCACCGGACCTCGATGCCAAGGCCGCTGCTGATCAAGTGCTCCGGCAGCAACAGCATGCGCGCGACCTGATGACCCGCAAGAACCACGATTACGGTGAGGCCTGGCGGAGCATGCGCGTGAGCTCACTCGTGGACCTCATCCTGATGAAGCTCCTACGGATCAAGAGCATCGAGGACAATCAAGGGGCGACCTTGGTGAGTGAGGGAATCGACGCCAACTTCCTCGACATCATCAACTACGCGGTATTCGCCATGATCCAATTGGACGAGGCGCAGGGCTGA